From a region of the Salvelinus fontinalis isolate EN_2023a chromosome 13, ASM2944872v1, whole genome shotgun sequence genome:
- the serpinh1a gene encoding serpin H1a yields MWVTNLVAMALLATAASAATAASAATAALADKVLSNHATLLANNSASLAFSLYQNMVKEKDLENILISPVVVASSLGLVALGGKASTASQVKMVLSADKVKDDQLHAGLAELLEEVSDSKTRNVTWKISNRIYSPSSVNFADAFVKSSKKHYNYDHTKINFKDKKSAVKSINDWAAKSTDGKLPEVTKDVERTDGAMIINAMFFKPHWDEQFHQNMVDNRGFLVSRSHTVGVPMMHRTGLYGFHEDTVNKLLILSIPLAHKKSSLVFFMPYHVESLERLEKLLTCKQLDDWMGKLKETAVAVSLPKVSMEVSHNIQKHLGELGLTEAVDKTKADLSNISGKKDLYLSNVFHASAMEWDTDGNPINTSIFGTDKLKNPKLFYADHPFIFLVKDTKTNSILFLGRLVRPKGEKMRDEL; encoded by the exons ATGTGGGTGACTAACCTGGTAGCCATGGCCCTACTGGCCACCGCAGCCTCTGCTGCTACTGCCGCCTCTGCTGCTACTGCCGCCTTGGCAGACAAGGTCCTAAGTAACCACGCCACCCTGCTGGCCAACAACAGCGCCAGCCTGGCCTTCAGCCTCTACCAGAACATGGTCAAGGAGAAGGACCTGGAGAACATCCTCATCTCCCCCGTGGTGGTGGCCTCTTCCCTGGGCCTGGTGGCCCTCGGGGGCAAGGCCTCCACCGCCTCCCAGGTAAAGATGGTGCTGAGTGCTGACAAGGTGAAGGACGACCAGCTTCACGCCGGCCTGGCCGAGCTCCTAGAGGAGGTCAGCGACTCCAAGACCCGCAACGTCACCTGGAAGATCAGCAACCGCATCTACAGCCCCAGCTCGGTCAACTTCGCAGATGCCTTTGTCAAGAGCAGCAAGAAGCACTACAACTATGACCACACTAAGATCAACTTTAAGGACAAGAAGAGCGCTGTGAAGTCCATCAACGATTGGGCGGCCAAGTCCACCGACGGCAAGCTGCCCGAGGTCACCAAGGACGTGGAGAGGACCGATGGGGCCATGATCATCAACGCAATGTTCTTCAAAC CCCATTGGGATGAACAGTTCCACCAAAATATGGTGGACAACCGTGGCTTCCTGGTGTCCCGCTCTCACACTGTTGGTGTACCCATGATGCACCGCACAG GTCTCTATGGTTTCCACGAGGATACAGTGAATAAGCTTTTAATCCTGAGCATACCCCTGGCCCATAAAAAATCCAGCCTGGTGTTCTTCATGCCCTACCACGTGGAGTCCCTGGAGAGGCTGGAGAAGCTGCTGACCTGCAAGCAGCTGGATGACTGGATGGGCAAGCTGAAGGAGACGGCTGTGGCTGTGTCTCTGCCAAAAGTCAGCATGGAAGTCAGCCACAACATCCAG aaacaccttGGGGAGCTGGGTCTGACAGAGGCTGTGGATAAGACCAAGGCGGACCTGTCCAACATCTCTGGGAAGAAGGACCTGTACCTGTCCAACGTCTTCCATGCCTCTGCCATGGAGTGGGACACTGATGGGAACCCCATCAATACCAGCATCTTTGGCACTGATAAACTGAAAAACCCCAAGTTGTTCTACGCTGACCATCCCTTCATCTTCCTTGTGAAGGACACCAAGACCAACTCCATCCTCTTCCTCGGCAGACTGGTCCGACCTAAGGGCGAGAAGATGAGAGATGAATTATAA